A region of the Hylaeus volcanicus isolate JK05 chromosome 5, UHH_iyHylVolc1.0_haploid, whole genome shotgun sequence genome:
AGACTTTTTATAGTATTCTATAGTATCAAGAAGATTCTGAAACGCGTATCCAACTTCagcaataacaaaaatagGACCAACGCGTGTATTATTTCCGTAATGATACTTCCTAGGAATTTCCTCCCTTCTATAAACCTTGAATGTCTTTGTTTTTGTTGCTGCTTGTTTCAGTGCTTCGTATATTTGGTCTCCTTTACCTAGAAAAACAACATTAATAATCTTATTGCTCTTGAACATGTACAATCGGAATTAGCGAGTCAACGTACCCGGATTGGGAAATATATGTAAACCTGGTGAAGTGCCCACGAATTTGTAATCAGAACTGTTAATATACTTTGTTAGATCTATTATCCTATCTAACTTAACGGATGCCATTCCATGGTCGCTTAAATGAATGATATTGAGATCATGTAAACCATGCTGCTCTATTTTATTGTGCAAGTACTTAGTTATGTTGTCTAATTTTCTAAGAATATCGTCAAATTCGGGGCTATTTATTCCGATCCCGTGACCATGGTAATCTGGTTCTTCGATGTATATTATTCCAAAGTTAATCGGATGTATAGGATCGATAAACCATGACACTAAAGTGTCTATTCTCTCTTCCCAAGGTACAGtactattaaaattctaaaagaaattgcaatattatttaaattgaaaaacatgGCATTAACATTATTCATATAGTACCTGCGAAAATGTGGCAGAAACTCCTTGGTATTCAAATACTCCACCAGGCCACATCATAGAACCGCTACGTCTTTGGCCACCTCCTTTCTCATTGGCAGCCTTATGTAGtcaaaaatttatcaatttaatgaAAGGTATATGATATAAATTGATCATAATTTTCTACATACCCATATAGGAAGAACATTATTACTATAGTGATATAaattgtaagaatattttgttgtattcCCTGAAGCAGGatcataaaattcattatctATAACACCATGTGTTTCTGCATACAATCCTGTGGCCATAGTATGGTGATTGGGAAATGTTTTTGTgacaaaaatgttcattatatAATCAGCATATGTGCTTTCAtgttttaatttgttcatGAAAGGTGTTAGATTTCTGTTAAAGTAATCATATCTGTAAAGCAGAAGATATATTAATAACAGAATGCTTCTATGAagttggaataaaaatgtgtaattaaatttatgttggaaaattataatttataacgtaTATCCATTGGAAAAAAGAGCTTTAAAGCGAtgtgttataattaattcaaagttgGAAAACAATAACCATATATCATACCTGAAAGCATCATAGGATACCACCAGTAACTTTGGATGCTGTGATATCAACATTCCATCTTTGACATTAATTAgcataataaacattaaaataaacatgacTACAGAATTCATAATGATTGTATCTTGCATCAATGAATTAGATCTTCAAGAGGAAGAAACGTTATCCCACTCAATTGGCTGTTATTACACTATCTTCTTCATGGTTTTAAAACAGTCTTAACAATGTATCTTGTTTTAACTAAATTTAGATGTAAAAATGTCCGTGTCCGTGATAACTGTCACAAACAAAACctatctttttttctgttatcgGAAATGTTCCTTCTCAACAAGTATTTCGAATCATACACGTATATAGACAGTCGTCTTAGATTTTGccattctttctttcttttcttttatgttttcaaACTTCACCGAATTAGAGAAATTAGAGATCGCCAGATGTTGGCTAAAGCCAAATACTATTTCCTAAATTGTCAGTTTCCACTTTTATCATGAACCATGGAACTAAAGAGGAATGACAACTATCATCATCGACGCACGCGTAATACAACTTGATACAACTATTGCGCTGGTGAATGAAATTACAAGGCCAATCGCTGTTAGGAAAAGTCgataaaatagttttatttaaacctCGGTCAGATGTAATTAATTGCATGTAGATAAACCACGCGCGGTAGTGGTATGCACTTGAAATGACAATCAGCGTCGACTAATGTACATAGTTATATTTCACTTGCAACGAAGCTGTGCAAATAAAACCACGTGACTGCGACAAAATCGGTGCATCCAGAAATGCTACCGCTCATTAAGCCGCTCAATGAGCGATTTTAgtaccagtggcgccatcggtgggaaaacgcccaagtttgtagtcaAGAGAGTTCCCGCCATCGTAGCTAGATGGCGTGTGATCTAGGACCAGTGGTGTCATCTTGCAACAGGAGCCAGAAACTATTTCACGTCAAACTTGGACGGTTTCTTAGTAGATGGCGCTGACCAAtagtttaaaattcaatattttaagtCAGAGCTCGGTAAGAACTGCACTTTTCGGCTGATTTTCAATTGACTCCGCCCAGCTCTCTCCACTCAGGACCGCGTCACCGGTCACCGGAACCTTAAAAATATGATCGGAAGGTCCCGGTGACCGGTGACACGAGACGCGAGGTGACACAGTTCTAAGCCTTGAACGGCTCGTGGGCTGTGCGTGGACACAACGAGTctatctcatttttttttgtttctcttataattctattttatggGGGGTGACTGAGGGTGCCAGTTTCACGAACgtattatatactttactGGCGCAGCGTGGCGCTTTAAACATTGCGCATGCGCATCATTCGTTTATCGCGCCTGTGCATAACCTCGTTAAGATTCACGCGGAGAAAAGTGGAGGGGATTTATGGCATCCCTGAGTAGGAGTGAACTGAAGTGAACAGAATCAAACAGAAGTGAATAGGAGTGCGTGTGAGTATGTAGTTGACAGACGCTTGACTCAGCTTGAATTCGTGAACGATGTGTCGTGTTTGATATTTCTGGAACTTTGTTGCGGAGGACCGCGTTTCTTCCTGTTATCCTTCACGTATCACGTGGAATTAAATACTGATATCTGGAGCCCTATTATCAGTTAGATGACGGCGGTACGCCGTGTGTTAACAGGTCATGGGGGCCTGTTTCGGCCGCTGCATTTCCAAAGTTACAGACTCCTTGTCATACAGGTTAGACAtactacaattattttcaggcAAGGATTTCGTGAGAGATACTGTACGCGTATCGACGCTCCATATTTTCGtctttcgttgaaatttccGTGTAAATGTTTATGCTTTCTTTACGTCATGTGTAGTCTTGTTTTCTCACGCagaacacgttt
Encoded here:
- the LOC128876887 gene encoding bis(5'-adenosyl)-triphosphatase enpp4-like isoform X3, with amino-acid sequence MQDTIIMNSVVMFILMFIMLINVKDGMLISQHPKLLVVSYDAFRYDYFNRNLTPFMNKLKHESTYADYIMNIFVTKTFPNHHTMATGLYAETHGVIDNEFYDPASGNTTKYSYNLYHYSNNVLPIWAANEKGGGQRRSGSMMWPGGVFEYQGVSATFSQNFNSTVPWEERIDTLVSWFIDPIHPINFGIIYIEEPDYHGHGIGINSPEFDDILRKLDNITKYLHNKIEQHGLHDLNIIHLSDHGMASVKLDRIIDLTKYINSSDYKFVGTSPGLHIFPNPGKGDQIYEALKQAATKTKTFKVYRREEIPRKYHYGNNTRVGPIFVIAEVGYAFQNLLDTIEYYKKSFNITVNGDSEFGLHGYDNAALEMHPFFFAKGPAFIPKCKLEPFNNIDLFPLFCKILDLECPAVNGTLSHITKCLKKHQQDITVIAYRMIFVATTISMTMVGIIGAIVMFYMRKRQLGAKSYRRYYLLDG
- the LOC128876887 gene encoding bis(5'-adenosyl)-triphosphatase enpp4-like isoform X1; the encoded protein is MQDTIIMNSVVMFILMFIMLINVKDGMLISQHPKLLVVSYDAFRYDYFNRNLTPFMNKLKHESTYADYIMNIFVTKTFPNHHTMATGLYAETHGVIDNEFYDPASGNTTKYSYNLYHYSNNVLPIWAANEKGGGQRRSGSMMWPGGVFEYQGVSATFSQNFNSTVPWEERIDTLVSWFIDPIHPINFGIIYIEEPDYHGHGIGINSPEFDDILRKLDNITKYLHNKIEQHGLHDLNIIHLSDHGMASVKLDRIIDLTKYINSSDYKFVGTSPGLHIFPNPGKGDQIYEALKQAATKTKTFKVYRREEIPRKYHYGNNTRVGPIFVIAEVGYAFQNLLDTIEYYKKSFNITVNGDSEFGLHGYDNAALEMHPFFFAKGPAFIPKCKLEPFNNIDLFPLFCKILDLECPAVNGTLSHITKCLKKHQQDITVIAYRMIFVATTISMTMVGIIGAIVMFYMRKRQLGAKSYRRILEDLEAQYHWDEKYDIQNATCKLSNYPDLFIISCHTNSRRSYANKGNVKYRKSLFHDR
- the LOC128876887 gene encoding bis(5'-adenosyl)-triphosphatase enpp4-like isoform X2, coding for MQDTIIMNSVVMFILMFIMLINVKDGMLISQHPKLLVVSYDAFRYDYFNRNLTPFMNKLKHESTYADYIMNIFVTKTFPNHHTMATGLYAETHGVIDNEFYDPASGNTTKYSYNLYHYSNNVLPIWAANEKGGGQRRSGSMMWPGGVFEYQGVSATFSQNFNSTVPWEERIDTLVSWFIDPIHPINFGIIYIEEPDYHGHGIGINSPEFDDILRKLDNITKYLHNKIEQHGLHDLNIIHLSDHGMASVKLDRIIDLTKYINSSDYKFVGTSPGLHIFPNPGKGDQIYEALKQAATKTKTFKVYRREEIPRKYHYGNNTRVGPIFVIAEVGYAFQNLLDTIEYYKKSFNITVNGDSEFGLHGYDNAALEMHPFFFAKGPAFIPKCKLEPFNNIDLFPLFCKILDLECPAVNGTLSHITKCLKKHQQDITVIAYRMIFVATTISMTMVGIIGAIVMFYMRKRQLGAKSYRRILEDLEAQYHWDEKYDIQNATY